Proteins from a genomic interval of Streptococcus oralis:
- the gatA gene encoding Asp-tRNA(Asn)/Glu-tRNA(Gln) amidotransferase subunit GatA — protein sequence MTFNNKTIEDLHNLLVSKEISATELTQATLEDIKSRETTINAFVTIAEEQALAQAKAIDEAGIDSDNVLSGIPLAVKDNISTDGILTTAASKMLYNYEPIFDATAVANAKAKGMIVVGKTNMDEFAMGGSGETSHYGATKNAWDHSKVPGGSSSGSAASVASGQVRLSLGSDTGGSIRQPAAFNGIVGLKPTYGTVSRFGLIAFGSSLDQIGPFAPTVKENALLLNAIASEDAKDSTSAPVRIADFTSKIGQDIKGMKIALPKEYLGEGIDPEVKETIIKAAKHFEKLGAIVEEVSLPHSKYGVAVYYIIASSEASSNLQRFDGIRYGYRAEDATNLDEIYVNSRSQGFGEEVKRRIMLGTFSLSSGYYDAYYKKAGQVRTLIIQDFEKVFADYDLILGPTAPSVAYDLDSLNHDPVAMYLADLLTIPVNLAGLPGISIPAGFAQGLPVGLQLIGPKYSEETIYQVAAAFEATTDYHKQQPVIFGGDN from the coding sequence ATGACTTTTAATAACAAAACGATTGAAGACTTGCACAACCTCCTTGTCTCTAAGGAAATTTCTGCAACTGAATTGACCCAAGCAACGCTTGAAGATATTAAGTCTCGCGAGACAACTATCAACGCATTTGTCACCATCGCTGAGGAGCAGGCCCTTGCTCAAGCTAAGGCTATTGATGAAGCTGGAATTGACTCGGATAATGTCCTTTCAGGAATTCCGCTAGCTGTTAAGGATAATATCTCTACAGACGGTATCCTGACAACTGCCGCCTCAAAAATGCTCTACAACTATGAGCCTATCTTTGATGCGACAGCCGTTGCCAATGCCAAAGCTAAAGGTATGATTGTTGTCGGAAAAACCAACATGGACGAATTTGCCATGGGTGGTTCAGGTGAAACTTCTCACTACGGTGCCACTAAAAATGCTTGGGACCATAGCAAGGTTCCTGGTGGATCATCAAGCGGTTCTGCGGCTTCTGTAGCTTCAGGACAAGTTCGTTTATCACTTGGTTCTGATACTGGTGGTTCTATCCGCCAACCTGCTGCCTTCAACGGGATTGTTGGTCTCAAACCAACCTACGGAACAGTTTCACGTTTCGGTCTCATTGCTTTCGGTAGCTCACTAGACCAGATTGGACCTTTTGCACCAACTGTTAAGGAAAATGCCCTCTTGCTCAACGCTATTGCCAGCGAAGATGCCAAAGATTCTACTTCTGCTCCTGTCCGCATTGCCGACTTTACTTCAAAAATCGGCCAAGACATCAAGGGCATGAAAATTGCTTTGCCTAAAGAATATCTCGGTGAAGGAATTGACCCAGAAGTTAAAGAAACCATTATCAAGGCAGCCAAACACTTTGAGAAACTTGGTGCCATCGTCGAAGAAGTGAGCCTTCCTCACTCCAAATACGGTGTTGCAGTTTACTACATCATTGCTTCATCAGAAGCATCCTCAAACTTGCAACGTTTTGACGGTATTCGTTACGGCTACCGCGCAGAGGATGCGACTAATCTTGATGAAATCTATGTAAACAGCCGTAGTCAAGGTTTTGGTGAAGAGGTAAAACGCCGTATCATGCTGGGTACTTTCAGCCTTTCATCAGGTTACTATGATGCCTACTATAAGAAGGCTGGACAAGTCCGTACCCTCATCATCCAAGATTTCGAAAAAGTCTTTGCGGATTACGACTTGATTTTGGGACCAACTGCTCCAAGTGTTGCTTATGACTTGGACTCACTCAACCACGACCCAGTTGCCATGTACTTGGCTGACCTTTTGACCATCCCTGTCAACTTGGCAGGTCTCCCAGGAATTTCGATTCCTGCTGGATTTGCTCAAGGTCTCCCTGTCGGACTCCAATTGATCGGTCCTAAATACTCAGAAGAAACCATTTACCAAGTTGCTGCTGCTTTTGAAGCGACAACAGACTACCACAAACAACAACCCGTGATTTTTGGAGGTGATAACTAA
- the gatB gene encoding Asp-tRNA(Asn)/Glu-tRNA(Gln) amidotransferase subunit GatB — translation MNFETVIGLEVHVELNTNSKIFSPTSAHFGNDQNANTNVIDWSFPGVLPVLNKGVVDAGIKAALALNMDIHKKMHFDRKNYFYPDNPKAYQISQFDEPIGYNGWIEVELEDGTTKKIGIERAHLEEDAGKNTHGTDGYSYVDLNRQGVPLIEIVSEADMRSPEEAYAYLTALKEVIQYAGISDVKMEEGSMRVDANISLRPYGQEKFGTKTELKNLNSFSNVRKGLEYEVQRQAEILRSGGQIRQETRRYDEANKATILMRVKEGAADYRYFPEPDLPLFEISDEWIEEMRTELPEFPKERRARYVSDLGLSEYDASQLTANKVTSDFFEKAVALGGDAKQVSNWLQGEVAQFLNAEGKTLEQIELTPENLVEMIAIIEDGTISSKIAKKVFVHLAKNGGGAREYVEKAGLVQISDPDVLIPIIHQVFADNEAAVADFKSGKRNADKAFTGFLMKATKGQANPQVALKLLAQELAKLKDSE, via the coding sequence ATGAACTTTGAAACAGTCATTGGACTTGAAGTCCACGTAGAGCTCAACACCAATTCAAAAATCTTCTCACCAACTTCTGCCCACTTCGGAAATGACCAAAACGCCAACACCAACGTGATTGACTGGTCTTTCCCAGGAGTTCTGCCAGTTCTCAATAAAGGTGTTGTCGATGCTGGTATCAAGGCGGCTCTTGCCCTCAACATGGACATCCACAAAAAAATGCACTTTGACCGCAAGAACTACTTCTATCCTGATAATCCCAAAGCCTACCAAATTTCTCAGTTTGATGAACCTATCGGCTACAACGGCTGGATTGAAGTCGAGCTCGAAGACGGTACGACCAAGAAAATCGGTATCGAACGCGCCCACCTAGAAGAAGACGCTGGTAAAAACACCCACGGTACAGATGGTTACTCTTATGTTGACCTCAACCGCCAAGGGGTGCCTTTGATTGAGATTGTATCTGAAGCTGACATGCGTTCTCCTGAAGAAGCCTACGCTTATCTGACAGCCCTCAAGGAAGTTATCCAGTACGCTGGCATTTCCGACGTTAAGATGGAAGAAGGTTCTATGCGCGTGGATGCCAACATCTCTCTTCGTCCTTATGGTCAAGAGAAATTCGGTACCAAGACTGAGTTGAAAAACCTCAACTCCTTCTCTAACGTCCGTAAGGGGCTTGAATACGAAGTCCAACGCCAGGCTGAAATCCTTCGCTCAGGTGGTCAAATCCGCCAAGAAACACGCCGTTATGATGAAGCTAACAAAGCAACCATTCTCATGCGTGTAAAGGAAGGTGCTGCAGACTATCGCTATTTCCCAGAACCAGACCTACCCCTCTTTGAAATCTCAGACGAGTGGATCGAAGAAATGCGGACTGAGTTACCAGAGTTTCCAAAAGAACGCCGTGCGCGCTATGTATCTGACCTTGGCTTGTCAGAATACGATGCTAGTCAGTTAACTGCTAATAAAGTCACTTCTGACTTCTTTGAAAAAGCTGTTGCCCTCGGTGGTGATGCCAAACAAGTCTCAAACTGGCTCCAAGGTGAAGTTGCTCAATTCTTGAACGCTGAAGGAAAAACACTCGAACAAATCGAATTGACTCCAGAAAACTTGGTTGAAATGATTGCCATCATCGAAGACGGTACCATCTCTTCTAAGATTGCCAAGAAAGTCTTTGTCCACCTTGCTAAAAATGGCGGTGGCGCGCGTGAATACGTGGAAAAAGCAGGTTTGGTGCAAATCTCTGATCCAGATGTTCTGATTCCAATCATCCACCAAGTCTTTGCCGATAACGAAGCTGCCGTTGCCGACTTCAAATCAGGTAAACGCAACGCAGACAAGGCCTTCACAGGATTCCTTATGAAAGCTACCAAAGGTCAAGCCAACCCACAAGTTGCCCTTAAACTACTTGCTCAGGAATTGGCTAAGTTGAAAGACAGTGAGTAA
- a CDS encoding zinc-ribbon domain-containing transport protein → MKKFYALLMTCLLLVFLSVPQIVDAGVGHSRSGGSSHSSSRSSSRSSGGGSRSGGSSYHYYRSGYGSSSDSSNSSPYLGFMFILIGGIILVVIVKSLQNKSGDSSSTYTSNDYQTLHRRVEHNTLAISRVKYGDPNFDAEAFTSWVKEVYLKLQVAWTEKNWNSVRALESTSLYSQHSTQLEDHIRAKTTNVLEKVCIENVRIKEFIENPDGNDTLVVILSSTLRDYVIDDETRRVLEGDPKKDLFTVYQLNFIRQHGSQTQAVNPDQVVSDHCPNCGAPLKISAVSECDYCGANLSRSPNQWVLDTYDVVDEDELYN, encoded by the coding sequence ATGAAAAAGTTTTACGCTCTTTTAATGACCTGTTTATTACTTGTTTTTCTATCCGTGCCTCAAATCGTTGATGCGGGTGTAGGACATTCCAGAAGTGGAGGGAGCAGCCACAGTAGCTCCAGAAGTAGCAGCCGCTCAAGTGGAGGTGGAAGTCGTTCTGGCGGCTCATCCTACCACTACTACCGCTCTGGATACGGCTCATCCTCTGACAGTTCTAATAGCTCTCCCTATCTAGGATTTATGTTCATATTAATCGGAGGAATCATACTAGTTGTTATCGTCAAATCCTTGCAGAATAAGTCTGGAGATTCGAGTTCAACCTACACTAGTAATGATTATCAAACGCTTCATCGTCGAGTTGAACACAACACACTGGCCATTAGCCGTGTGAAATACGGGGATCCGAACTTTGACGCGGAAGCCTTCACATCTTGGGTTAAGGAAGTCTACCTTAAATTGCAGGTTGCCTGGACTGAGAAAAATTGGAACTCTGTCCGCGCTTTGGAAAGTACCAGTCTCTACTCTCAACATAGTACCCAACTTGAGGACCATATTCGAGCTAAAACAACTAATGTTTTAGAGAAAGTTTGTATCGAAAATGTTCGCATCAAGGAGTTCATTGAAAATCCTGACGGAAACGATACCTTAGTGGTGATCCTGTCATCTACCTTGCGGGACTATGTCATTGACGATGAGACTCGCCGTGTCCTTGAAGGAGATCCTAAAAAAGATCTCTTCACCGTGTACCAATTGAACTTTATCCGTCAACATGGTAGCCAAACGCAGGCAGTTAATCCAGACCAAGTGGTGAGCGACCACTGTCCAAACTGTGGCGCCCCATTGAAAATCTCTGCAGTTAGCGAGTGCGACTACTGTGGTGCCAATCTCTCTCGCAGTCCAAACCAATGGGTACTTGATACCTACGATGTTGTGGATGAAGACGAACTATATAATTAG
- a CDS encoding SPFH domain-containing protein, whose product MGFIRAALSAGLNSFNDSKFKEAIVLPDNVSGNALAVKGQLLTKDPDGRSRHSNQNTGLLSDGSVVIVPQGYTAVLVNNGTFLGDVLEAGSHEWQAGDNAWLLEKGGLKGTWENFKNRFSFGGQVITQQEIIFIRMQPIAGNKFGTQNAVEYFSERYQQLLNIRFYGLFDVKIADPVLFYVSSVSRQITDGQPFTLQDVAQGTLRQNIAPKIAIAIAKYTNENKVDIYSLNANQDTFNELAKQEVNKVWTGLYGIEATNILLEDLSYDQESLDIVRKLDSELVAMKYNTIEIEERRARNEALIAAAANEGNGNGMNMFMGMNLGQTLGGQLSQQVQNQAPAQKTGQTASKNFYIEVDGKYVLVTKDEDGNIVPVN is encoded by the coding sequence ATGGGATTTATACGTGCAGCCTTATCAGCAGGCTTAAATAGTTTTAATGATAGTAAATTCAAGGAAGCCATCGTCCTTCCAGACAATGTCTCTGGCAACGCCTTGGCCGTCAAGGGTCAATTACTCACTAAAGACCCAGATGGACGTTCTCGTCACAGCAATCAAAATACAGGCCTCTTGTCAGATGGCAGTGTGGTTATCGTTCCTCAAGGTTATACCGCTGTTTTGGTAAACAACGGTACCTTTCTTGGTGATGTCCTCGAAGCTGGTAGCCACGAATGGCAAGCTGGTGATAATGCTTGGCTCCTTGAAAAAGGTGGTTTAAAAGGCACTTGGGAAAACTTTAAAAACCGTTTCTCTTTCGGTGGACAAGTCATCACCCAACAGGAAATTATCTTTATCCGCATGCAACCTATTGCAGGTAATAAGTTCGGCACACAAAATGCGGTCGAATACTTCAGCGAACGTTACCAACAATTGCTTAACATCCGTTTCTATGGCTTGTTTGATGTAAAAATAGCAGATCCAGTCCTCTTCTACGTGAGTTCTGTTAGCCGTCAAATTACTGACGGACAGCCATTTACTCTCCAAGATGTAGCTCAAGGAACGCTCCGTCAAAATATCGCACCGAAAATCGCGATTGCCATTGCCAAATACACTAACGAAAACAAGGTTGATATCTATAGCCTCAATGCCAACCAAGATACCTTTAACGAACTCGCTAAACAAGAGGTCAACAAGGTTTGGACAGGCCTCTACGGAATTGAAGCAACTAATATCTTGCTTGAAGACCTCAGCTACGATCAAGAAAGTCTTGATATCGTTCGCAAGCTTGATAGTGAGCTCGTGGCAATGAAGTACAACACGATTGAAATCGAAGAACGCCGTGCTCGTAACGAAGCCCTCATTGCTGCAGCTGCCAACGAAGGGAATGGCAATGGGATGAACATGTTTATGGGTATGAATCTTGGCCAAACTCTCGGTGGTCAACTAAGCCAACAAGTCCAAAATCAAGCGCCGGCTCAAAAAACTGGGCAAACTGCCAGCAAGAATTTTTACATCGAAGTCGATGGAAAATACGTCCTCGTTACTAAAGACGAAGATGGAAATATCGTACCAGTCAACTAA
- the efp gene encoding elongation factor P: protein MIEASKLKAGMTFETADGKLIRVLEASHHKPGKGNTIMRMKLRDVRTGSTFDTSYRPEEKFEQAIIETVPAQYLYKMDDTAYFMNTETYDQYEIPVVNVENELLYILENSDVKIQFYGTEVIGVTVPTTVELTVAETQPSIKGATVTGSGKPATMETGLVVNVPDFIEAGQKLVINTAEGTYVSRA, encoded by the coding sequence ATGATTGAAGCAAGTAAATTAAAGGCTGGTATGACCTTTGAAACAGCTGACGGAAAATTGATTCGCGTTTTGGAAGCTAGCCACCACAAACCAGGTAAAGGAAACACAATCATGCGTATGAAATTGCGTGATGTCCGTACTGGTTCTACATTTGACACAAGCTACCGTCCAGAGGAAAAATTTGAACAAGCTATTATCGAGACTGTCCCAGCCCAATACTTGTATAAAATGGATGACACAGCATACTTCATGAATACAGAAACTTACGACCAGTACGAAATCCCTGTAGTCAACGTTGAAAACGAATTGCTTTACATCCTTGAAAACTCAGATGTGAAGATCCAATTCTACGGAACTGAAGTGATCGGTGTCACCGTTCCTACTACTGTTGAATTGACAGTTGCAGAAACTCAACCATCTATCAAAGGTGCTACGGTTACAGGTTCTGGTAAACCAGCAACGATGGAAACTGGACTTGTCGTAAACGTTCCAGACTTCATCGAAGCAGGACAAAAACTCGTTATCAACACTGCAGAAGGAACTTACGTTTCTCGTGCCTAA
- a CDS encoding Asp23/Gls24 family envelope stress response protein: MGIEEQLGEIVIAPRVLEKIIAIATAKVEGVHSFSNKSVSDTLSKLSLGRGVYLKNVDEELTADIYLYLEYGVKVPKVAVAIQKAVKDAVRNMADVELAAINIHVAGIVPDKTPKPELKDLFDEDFLND, translated from the coding sequence ATGGGAATTGAAGAACAACTTGGCGAAATCGTTATCGCCCCACGTGTACTTGAAAAAATCATTGCTATTGCTACTGCAAAAGTAGAGGGTGTACACTCTTTTTCAAACAAATCAGTATCTGACACCCTTTCAAAACTTTCTCTCGGCCGTGGCGTTTATCTTAAAAATGTGGACGAAGAACTCACAGCAGATATCTATCTCTACCTTGAGTACGGAGTAAAAGTTCCTAAGGTAGCTGTTGCTATTCAGAAAGCTGTCAAAGATGCTGTCCGCAACATGGCTGATGTAGAACTCGCTGCTATCAATATCCACGTTGCAGGTATCGTTCCAGATAAAACACCAAAACCAGAATTGAAAGATCTATTTGACGAGGACTTCCTCAATGACTAG
- the nusB gene encoding transcription antitermination factor NusB, protein MTSPLLESRRQLRKCAFQALMSLEFGTDVETACRFAYTHDREDTDVQLPAFLTELVSGVQAKKEELDKQITQHLKAGWTIERLTLVERNLLRLGVFEIISFDTPQLVAVNEAIELAKDFSDQKSARFINGLLSQFVTEEQ, encoded by the coding sequence ATGACTAGTCCACTATTAGAATCTAGACGCCAACTCCGTAAATGCGCTTTTCAAGCTCTTATGAGCCTTGAGTTCGGTACGGATGTCGAAACTGCTTGTCGTTTCGCCTATACTCATGATCGTGAAGATACGGATGTGCAACTTCCAGCCTTTTTGACAGAGCTAGTTTCTGGTGTTCAAGCTAAAAAGGAAGAACTAGACAAGCAAATCACACAGCATTTAAAAGCAGGTTGGACCATCGAGCGTTTAACACTCGTGGAGAGAAACCTCCTTCGCTTGGGAGTCTTTGAAATCATTTCATTTGACACCCCTCAGCTGGTTGCTGTAAATGAAGCTATCGAGCTTGCAAAGGACTTCTCAGATCAAAAATCTGCCCGTTTTATCAATGGACTGCTCAGCCAGTTTGTAACAGAAGAACAGTAA
- a CDS encoding CPBP family intramembrane glutamic endopeptidase, whose translation MRNTKKLRQFGIFLLIILLSTYLPQTIGLYVTIILGLGADVYSLILTMGLVGNFFLLIWWLKKKKMLFIFEKKSWNWSTIFYLFAGYVVYQILGNFWARYAHLINHRNIHDEYFTVVLSNGQPTFLSTILSFVLPVIIGPIFEETLDRGYFMNTFFPKSKYYLDVILSGLIFGLSHLILSHRDPISLLYYSLIGLFFALVYRYTSNLRLTILCHSFFNFLNHAKPIWIFIYNYIYYHFFR comes from the coding sequence ATGAGAAACACAAAGAAACTAAGACAATTTGGAATATTTTTGCTTATTATTTTACTATCTACCTATTTACCACAAACAATTGGATTGTATGTGACGATAATTTTAGGGTTAGGCGCTGATGTTTATTCTCTTATTTTAACAATGGGATTAGTAGGAAATTTCTTTCTATTAATTTGGTGGTTAAAAAAGAAAAAGATGCTCTTTATCTTTGAGAAAAAGAGCTGGAACTGGTCAACTATCTTCTACTTATTTGCAGGTTATGTGGTTTATCAGATTCTCGGTAATTTTTGGGCACGCTATGCTCATTTGATTAATCATAGGAATATTCATGATGAGTATTTTACCGTGGTTCTTTCAAATGGACAACCAACTTTTTTATCGACTATCTTATCTTTTGTACTTCCTGTAATCATCGGCCCTATTTTTGAGGAGACTCTTGATAGAGGGTATTTTATGAACACCTTCTTTCCTAAGTCAAAGTATTATTTAGATGTCATCTTATCAGGTCTTATCTTTGGACTCAGTCATTTGATACTATCTCACCGAGACCCAATTAGTTTATTATATTATAGTCTGATTGGTCTCTTTTTCGCTCTTGTCTATCGCTATACATCTAATCTACGATTGACCATTCTCTGTCATAGTTTTTTCAACTTTCTCAATCATGCAAAACCTATCTGGATTTTTATTTACAATTACATCTATTATCATTTTTTTAGATAG
- the briC gene encoding biofilm-regulating peptide BriC: MTGTETFTVLSTEDLEQTSGGLAVWEDGYGRWLYYREFAPYMGQGALNSYRDAWKYGFRAG, translated from the coding sequence ATGACAGGTACAGAAACATTTACAGTTCTTTCAACTGAGGACTTAGAGCAAACTTCAGGTGGTCTTGCCGTTTGGGAAGATGGTTATGGTAGATGGTTATATTATAGAGAATTTGCTCCCTATATGGGGCAAGGGGCACTTAATTCTTATAGGGATGCTTGGAAGTACGGTTTCCGAGCAGGATAA
- a CDS encoding acetyl-CoA carboxylase carboxyl transferase subunit alpha, which translates to MNIAKIVREAREQSRLTALDFANGIFDEFIELHGDRSFRDDGAVIGGIGWLGDQAVTVVGIQKGKSLHDNLKRNFGQPHPEGYRKALRLMKQAEKFGRPVVTFINTAGAYPGVGAEERGQGEAIARNLMEMSDLKVPIIAIIIGEGGSGGTLALAVANRVWMLENSIYAVLSPEGFASILWKDGSRAMEAAELMKITSHELLEMGIVDKVISEAGLSSKELLGCVKNELRAELDRLKELPLDQLIEERYQRFRKY; encoded by the coding sequence ATGAATATTGCAAAAATAGTCAGAGAGGCACGCGAGCAGAGTCGCTTGACTGCACTTGATTTTGCCAATGGAATCTTTGACGAGTTTATCGAATTGCATGGAGATCGCTCTTTCCGTGATGATGGTGCGGTTATCGGTGGAATTGGCTGGTTAGGTGACCAAGCAGTAACTGTCGTCGGTATCCAAAAGGGGAAGAGTCTTCATGACAACCTCAAACGGAATTTCGGCCAACCACATCCAGAAGGCTATCGTAAGGCTTTGCGCCTAATGAAACAGGCAGAAAAGTTTGGTCGTCCAGTTGTGACCTTTATCAATACGGCGGGTGCTTACCCAGGTGTTGGAGCCGAGGAACGTGGACAAGGTGAAGCAATTGCCCGAAACCTGATGGAAATGAGTGACCTCAAGGTTCCAATCATCGCGATTATTATCGGTGAAGGTGGATCTGGTGGGACCCTAGCTCTAGCCGTAGCTAACCGTGTCTGGATGTTAGAAAACTCAATCTACGCAGTACTTAGCCCGGAAGGATTTGCCTCTATCCTTTGGAAGGATGGAAGTCGTGCTATGGAAGCGGCGGAGTTGATGAAAATCACTTCACATGAACTCCTAGAAATGGGAATCGTAGACAAGGTAATCTCAGAAGCAGGGCTGTCAAGTAAAGAACTGCTAGGTTGCGTTAAAAATGAATTGCGTGCAGAACTAGATAGGTTGAAAGAACTACCACTCGACCAACTTATCGAAGAACGTTACCAACGCTTTAGAAAATACTAA
- the accD gene encoding acetyl-CoA carboxylase, carboxyltransferase subunit beta encodes MALFSKKDKYIRINPNRSVRQAPQAKPEVPDELFSQCPGCKHTIYQKDLGSERICPHCSYTFRISAQERLDLTIDSDSFVEMFTGIETQDPLNFPGYQKKLATMREKTGLDEAVLTGTASIKGQKVALGIMDSNFIMASMGTVVGEKITRLFEYATVKNLPVVLFTASGGARMQEGIMSLMQMAKISAAVQRHSKAGLFYLTILTDPTTGGVTASFAMEGDIILAEPQSLVGFAGRRVIENTVRETLPDDFQKAEFLLEHGFVDAIVKRRELPETIAKLVRLHGGSRG; translated from the coding sequence ATGGCTCTATTTAGTAAAAAGGATAAGTATATTCGGATCAATCCCAATCGTTCCGTAAGGCAGGCACCACAAGCCAAGCCTGAGGTTCCGGATGAACTCTTCTCCCAGTGTCCTGGTTGTAAACACACCATTTACCAAAAGGATCTTGGGAGCGAACGAATTTGTCCCCATTGTAGCTATACTTTCCGTATTTCGGCTCAGGAACGCTTGGATTTGACGATTGATTCTGACAGCTTTGTGGAGATGTTTACGGGTATTGAAACTCAAGATCCATTAAACTTTCCTGGCTACCAGAAAAAACTTGCTACTATGCGTGAAAAGACAGGTTTGGATGAAGCAGTACTGACTGGTACAGCTAGCATCAAGGGACAAAAAGTTGCCCTTGGGATTATGGATTCAAACTTTATCATGGCTTCTATGGGAACCGTTGTGGGTGAAAAAATCACGCGCTTGTTTGAGTATGCGACGGTAAAAAACTTGCCAGTCGTACTCTTCACAGCTTCTGGTGGAGCCCGTATGCAAGAAGGAATCATGAGCTTGATGCAGATGGCTAAGATTTCTGCGGCAGTTCAACGTCATTCCAAGGCCGGACTTTTTTACCTAACTATTTTAACCGATCCGACAACAGGTGGGGTGACCGCTTCTTTTGCTATGGAAGGTGATATTATCCTAGCGGAGCCACAGAGTTTGGTTGGTTTTGCTGGGCGTCGTGTTATCGAAAATACAGTTCGAGAGACCTTGCCGGATGACTTCCAAAAGGCAGAATTTTTGCTGGAACATGGATTTGTTGATGCAATTGTCAAACGGAGAGAACTGCCTGAAACAATTGCTAAATTAGTAAGATTGCACGGAGGAAGTCGCGGATGA
- the accC gene encoding acetyl-CoA carboxylase biotin carboxylase subunit: MFRKILIANRGEIAVRIIRAARELGIATVAVYSTADKEALHTLLADEAICIGPGKATESYLNINAILSAAVLTEAEAIHPGFGFLSENSKFATMCDEVGIKFIGPSGAVMDTMGDKINAREQMIKAGVPVIPGSDGEVHTAEEALAVAEKIGYPVMLKASAGGGGKGIRKVEKAEDLVAAFETASSEAKANFGNGAMYLERVIYPARHIEVQILADQEGHVVHLGERDCSLQRNNQKVLEESPSIAIGKTLRHEIGAAAVRAAESVGYENAGTIEFLLDEASGNFYFMEMNTRVQVEHPVTEFVSGVDIVKEQIRIAAGQPLPFKQEDIVLRGHAIECRINAENPAFNFAPSPGKITNLYLPSGGVGLRVDSAVYPGYTIPPYYDSMIAKIIVHGENRFDALMKMQRALYELDIEGVQTNADFQLDLISDRRVIAGDYDTSFLMETFLPKYQEKE, encoded by the coding sequence ATGTTTCGTAAAATTTTGATTGCCAACCGTGGTGAGATTGCGGTTCGCATTATTCGAGCTGCGCGTGAATTGGGCATTGCGACCGTAGCAGTTTATTCAACTGCTGATAAGGAAGCTCTTCACACACTCCTAGCGGATGAAGCTATCTGTATCGGACCTGGTAAGGCGACAGAGTCTTATCTCAATATCAATGCAATTTTGTCTGCTGCAGTCTTGACAGAAGCAGAAGCCATCCACCCAGGTTTTGGTTTTCTTAGCGAAAACTCCAAGTTTGCCACGATGTGTGATGAAGTGGGGATTAAGTTTATCGGCCCTTCTGGCGCTGTAATGGATACCATGGGTGATAAGATAAATGCGCGAGAGCAAATGATCAAGGCTGGGGTTCCAGTTATTCCAGGATCTGATGGTGAAGTTCATACGGCTGAAGAGGCCCTTGCAGTTGCAGAAAAGATTGGCTACCCAGTCATGCTTAAGGCATCGGCAGGTGGTGGTGGAAAGGGAATTCGTAAGGTTGAAAAGGCAGAAGACCTGGTCGCAGCCTTTGAGACAGCATCCAGTGAAGCCAAGGCCAACTTTGGAAACGGCGCTATGTATCTTGAGCGTGTGATTTATCCAGCTCGTCATATCGAAGTTCAGATTCTTGCAGATCAAGAGGGTCATGTTGTCCATCTTGGTGAACGGGACTGTTCACTTCAACGGAATAACCAAAAGGTCTTAGAAGAAAGCCCATCCATTGCGATCGGCAAAACCCTTCGTCATGAAATTGGTGCTGCAGCCGTTCGTGCAGCAGAGTCTGTAGGCTATGAAAATGCAGGGACGATTGAATTTCTGCTCGATGAAGCCAGTGGCAATTTCTACTTCATGGAAATGAATACTCGTGTGCAAGTTGAACACCCAGTCACAGAGTTTGTTTCAGGTGTTGATATCGTGAAGGAACAGATTCGCATTGCGGCCGGGCAACCCTTGCCTTTCAAACAAGAAGATATCGTCCTACGAGGTCATGCTATCGAGTGCCGGATTAATGCAGAAAATCCAGCATTTAACTTTGCTCCAAGCCCAGGGAAAATTACCAATCTCTATCTACCAAGTGGTGGAGTTGGCTTGCGCGTGGACTCAGCAGTTTATCCAGGTTATACCATTCCCCCTTACTATGATAGTATGATTGCTAAAATCATTGTCCATGGGGAGAATCGTTTTGATGCCTTAATGAAGATGCAACGGGCACTTTATGAACTTGATATTGAAGGAGTGCAAACCAATGCAGACTTCCAGTTGGATCTGATTTCAGACCGCCGAGTTATCGCTGGTGACTACGATACTTCCTTCTTGATGGAAACTTTCTTGCCAAAATACCAAGAAAAAGAATAG